The Candidatus Eisenbacteria bacterium genome has a window encoding:
- a CDS encoding pitrilysin family protein, translated as MMRLVLLFAAALAGATARAADELVLPPVTRTTLPNGLRVIVSEYHELPLVDVAIFVGAGAAQDPPGKEGLAALTAGSLKRGVDRLSAEDLARAIESLGGSINAAAGTDASVITAEFLSGDFGAGMDLLRQVVRDPAFARDEVRRVRDEQLASLVSQLEEPSEIAEKCFAAWLYGRHPYGRPVEGRRKTVEDLGRGDVRDFYDRWYRPNDTILALVGDVKAEDALARIQAAFGDWKPGAEAVAARAGAPEPVGARRVLLVDKPDATQTQIRIGAIAMARKDPDLLPAQVANTVLGGGFTSRLIEELRVKRSLTYGASSVFVARLVGGDFRIQTFTKTPTTVETLMLALQVEGDFRSGAIDPKQIAKAKTYMRGQFPLRLETPDAMAARLAEIEFNGLPQDELVTYRSRVAAVTPEMASRAAAQHMPESDAVAIVVVGKAAEVKAPLEAGLGAVRVVTPDACDALDVK; from the coding sequence ATGATGCGGCTCGTGCTGCTCTTCGCCGCGGCTCTCGCGGGCGCCACGGCCCGCGCCGCCGACGAGCTCGTGCTGCCGCCGGTGACGCGCACGACGCTCCCGAACGGTCTTCGCGTCATCGTGTCGGAGTATCACGAGCTGCCGCTGGTCGACGTCGCCATCTTCGTCGGCGCCGGCGCCGCGCAGGATCCCCCGGGCAAGGAGGGGCTCGCGGCGCTCACGGCCGGCTCCCTCAAGCGTGGCGTCGATCGCCTCTCGGCCGAGGATCTGGCGCGCGCCATCGAGTCGCTGGGCGGCTCGATCAACGCGGCCGCCGGGACCGACGCCAGCGTCATCACGGCCGAATTCCTCTCCGGCGACTTCGGCGCGGGAATGGATCTCCTGCGCCAGGTGGTGCGCGACCCTGCGTTCGCGCGCGACGAGGTGCGGCGCGTCCGCGACGAGCAGCTTGCCTCGCTCGTGAGCCAGCTCGAGGAGCCGTCCGAGATCGCCGAGAAGTGCTTCGCCGCCTGGCTGTACGGTCGCCATCCGTACGGCCGTCCGGTCGAGGGACGTCGCAAGACCGTCGAGGACCTCGGGCGCGGCGACGTGCGTGACTTCTACGACCGCTGGTATCGGCCCAACGATACGATCCTGGCGCTGGTCGGCGACGTCAAGGCCGAGGACGCGCTCGCGCGCATCCAGGCGGCGTTCGGCGACTGGAAGCCGGGAGCCGAGGCCGTGGCCGCCCGCGCCGGCGCGCCCGAGCCCGTGGGTGCGCGGCGCGTGCTGCTGGTCGACAAGCCCGACGCGACCCAGACGCAGATCCGCATCGGCGCGATCGCGATGGCGCGCAAGGATCCGGACCTGCTTCCCGCCCAGGTCGCGAACACGGTGCTCGGCGGCGGCTTCACGTCGCGCCTCATCGAGGAGCTGCGCGTGAAGCGGAGCCTCACCTACGGCGCGTCGAGCGTCTTCGTCGCGCGCCTGGTCGGCGGCGACTTCCGCATCCAGACGTTCACGAAGACGCCCACCACCGTCGAAACGCTGATGCTGGCGCTGCAGGTCGAGGGCGACTTCCGGAGCGGAGCGATCGATCCCAAGCAGATCGCCAAGGCGAAGACCTACATGCGCGGGCAGTTCCCGCTCCGCCTCGAAACGCCCGATGCCATGGCCGCGCGCCTCGCCGAGATCGAGTTCAACGGGCTGCCGCAGGACGAGCTGGTGACCTATCGGAGCCGCGTCGCCGCCGTCACGCCGGAGATGGCGTCGCGCGCCGCGGCCCAGCACATGCCGGAATCCGACGCCGTCGCGATCGTCGTGGTGGGGAAGGCCGCCGAGGTGAAGGCGCCGCTTGAGGCCGGGCTGGGCGCCGTGCGAGTCGTCACGCCGGATGCGTGCGACGCGCTCGACGTCAAGTAG
- a CDS encoding carboxyl transferase domain-containing protein, whose translation MAKITTKTKAATQSAVTPALDDPLADASRAAGTPASQGPYDQALAAGEELRRKPYEAAGTIQIIRQHTKDRMTVWERIAVLQDPETQPTVLYQNWGPNLDGASIVTAIVKIGNRDVALYGHDFSVRAGSMDATNGRKLANLIYLAGERGIPCIGMNDSAGAFVPAGIGGLDGYAEAFTALRKISGVVPSIMCMFGYNAGGGSYLPRQGSFVIQPNDTFFGLTGPAVIKNVLGEDVTPDDLGGPKVHGASGVADLTVPDEVAALKTAQRLLSYLPNSNRVAPQYERTSDPVDRQTNEIDTLLRKAFNSPTGFNTPLDVTILIERVCDYADYFELQPDRARNAITAFGRLGGHVVGFVANNSAVASGQIDVDAAYKIARFVRFCSIYNTPVVFIEDTTGFLPGRDQESRGIVQAGRAMLDAIIDIRTPRILLILRNAFGGAYAAFNSYATGADVVLALPTTRVAVMGTAGKEFVYKTEIRQMRDEAAKKRKAGVPEAEVAEWLRAQEALLNQRYERELMNPREALSLGSISEIVMPTDLRRVLTHHLKFLLNHYVPGPMVEPQREFH comes from the coding sequence ATGGCGAAGATCACGACGAAGACGAAGGCGGCGACGCAATCGGCCGTGACCCCCGCGCTCGACGACCCGCTGGCCGACGCGTCCCGTGCCGCCGGTACGCCAGCCTCGCAGGGCCCTTACGACCAGGCGCTCGCCGCCGGCGAGGAGCTCCGGCGCAAGCCCTACGAGGCGGCCGGCACGATCCAGATCATCCGCCAGCACACCAAGGACCGGATGACCGTCTGGGAGCGCATCGCGGTCCTGCAGGACCCCGAGACGCAGCCCACCGTCCTCTACCAGAACTGGGGCCCGAACCTCGACGGCGCATCCATCGTCACCGCCATCGTGAAGATCGGCAACCGCGACGTGGCGCTCTACGGCCACGATTTCAGCGTGCGCGCCGGCTCGATGGACGCGACCAACGGCCGCAAGCTCGCGAACCTGATCTACCTCGCGGGCGAGCGCGGCATCCCGTGCATCGGCATGAACGATAGCGCCGGCGCGTTCGTCCCGGCCGGCATCGGCGGCCTCGACGGCTATGCCGAGGCCTTCACCGCGCTCCGCAAGATCAGCGGCGTCGTGCCGAGCATCATGTGCATGTTCGGCTACAACGCCGGCGGCGGCTCGTATCTGCCGCGGCAGGGCAGCTTCGTGATCCAGCCGAACGACACGTTCTTCGGCCTCACGGGACCGGCGGTCATCAAGAACGTCCTCGGCGAGGACGTGACGCCGGACGACCTCGGCGGCCCCAAGGTGCACGGCGCGAGCGGCGTCGCCGACCTCACCGTGCCGGACGAGGTGGCCGCGCTCAAGACGGCGCAGCGCCTGCTCAGCTACCTCCCCAACTCGAACCGGGTCGCGCCGCAGTACGAGCGCACGAGCGACCCCGTCGACCGCCAGACGAACGAGATCGACACCCTCCTGCGCAAGGCCTTCAACTCGCCGACCGGCTTCAACACGCCGCTCGACGTGACGATCCTCATCGAGCGCGTGTGCGACTACGCCGACTACTTCGAGCTGCAACCCGATCGGGCCCGCAACGCGATCACCGCGTTCGGACGCCTGGGCGGCCACGTGGTCGGCTTCGTTGCCAACAACAGCGCCGTCGCGAGCGGGCAGATCGACGTCGACGCCGCCTACAAGATCGCGCGCTTCGTCCGCTTCTGCTCGATCTACAACACCCCGGTCGTCTTCATCGAGGACACGACCGGGTTCCTGCCCGGTCGCGACCAGGAGAGCCGCGGGATCGTCCAGGCCGGCCGCGCCATGCTCGACGCCATCATCGACATCCGCACGCCGCGCATCCTGCTCATCCTGCGCAACGCCTTCGGCGGCGCCTATGCCGCGTTCAACAGCTACGCGACGGGCGCCGACGTCGTGCTCGCGCTGCCGACGACGCGCGTCGCCGTCATGGGCACCGCGGGCAAGGAGTTCGTCTACAAGACCGAGATCCGCCAGATGCGGGACGAGGCGGCGAAGAAGCGCAAGGCCGGCGTGCCCGAGGCGGAGGTCGCGGAATGGCTGCGGGCGCAGGAGGCGCTCCTCAACCAGCGCTACGAGCGTGAGCTCATGAACCCGCGCGAGGCGTTGAGCCTCGGCTCCATCTCCGAGATCGTCATGCCCACGGACCTCCGTCGCGTGCTGACGCACCACCTGAAGTTCCTCCTGAACCACTACGTCCCCGGTCCGATGGTGGAGCCGCAGCGCGAGTTCCACTGA